One Tenebrio molitor chromosome 2, icTenMoli1.1, whole genome shotgun sequence genomic region harbors:
- the LOC138123041 gene encoding oxidative stress-induced growth inhibitor 2-like isoform X2: MKSGNSSDVVYKEVVIIGNGPSGIALSFMLSGNLPFLISDSHPDDMLSMRLRSGINQCLVNQDLGHLAAGLEGRSTNPVSLLLDSLLHPCADIGMEMEPLVEFKKAGVEIDHVVLGKGPPGGSWHKMDPYILTLSLGTWMSLPGLPFHPRDSGEKRAFACNVANYYVQYVQEMNLSKYFVNNAVVSHVAPLNGTKRDFREREVAERLSAETKVTIEQMEIVPTPKSCLISDAFNYLLSRGHRKLKPSRCCKRPRDALCQGLSPDRKIREVNTQAKLLSRRERDRSVSLSCDSTNSCDSFRSDNFNVRNSRNFDSKNASRVPFRISPICDPDQRSSWSVETRNVESGETTTYHCKYLVLANGASDLPNRLDFSKGKKDPAWLFHDLRSLEYNLDRYIQSSGDEEIDPVLIVGAGLSAADAVVATRGRNVPVLHVFRNKAADLNRQLPENMYPEYHKVHQMMKDGGSTYPFYTAYPEYNVSDVDETSRSVILTSKSGDVQKVRVSFVAVLIGSRPDLKFLPQDFDLGVKKNVPIDCKTNTLNIDRLTHAVDGFDNLFAVGPLAGDNFVRFIPGGALAVVSELYRKNSNSVSCFA, encoded by the exons ATGAAGTCAGGAAATTCCAGTGACGTTGTTTACAAGGAAGTGGTCATTATAG GAAATGGACCGAGCGGCATTGCCCTCTCTTTCATGTTGTCGGGGAATCTTCCTTTCCTGATCTCGGATTCGCACCCCGACGATATGTTGTCGATGCGGCTCAGATCTGGCATCAATCAGTGCCTAGTCAACCAGGACTTGGGCCATCTTGCGGCCGGACTCGAAGGCAGGTCAACCAATCCCGTATCGTTGCTGTTGGATTCGTTGTTGCATCCCTGTGCCGACATCGGAATGGAGATGGAGCCGTTGGTGGAATTCAAGAAGGCCGGGGTTGAG ATCGACCACGTGGTTTTAGGGAAGGGTCCGCCTGGCGGCTCCTGGCACAAGATGGACCCTTACATCCTGACATTGTCTCTGGGGACTTGGATGTCCTTGCCTGGGCTCCCCTTCCACCCACGAGACTCTGGCGAAAAGAGAGCCTTCGCTTGCAACGTGGCCAACTACTACGTCCAGTACGTTCAAGAGATGAACCTGTCGAAATACTTCGTCAACAACGCCGTGGTGTCGCACGTGGCGCCGCTCAACGGAACCAAGCGAGACTTCCGCGAGAGGGAGGTCGCAGAAAGACTGAGTGCCGAAACAAAGGTGACCATCGAACAGATGGAGATCGTCCCGACACCCAAATCTTGCCTAATCTCCGACGCTTTCAACTACCTCCTTTCCAGAGGCCACAGGAAGCTAAAACCGAGTCGGTGTTGCAAACGACCGAGGGACGCGCTTTGTCAGGGCCTAAGCCCAGACAGAAAAATCCGGGAGGTGAATACTCAGGCCAAGCTCCTGTCTAGGCGGGAGAGGGACCGATCCGTTAGCTTAAGCTGTGATTCAACAAATTCTTGTGATAGTTTCCGTAGTGATAATTTCAACGTGAGGAACTCGCGTAATTTTGACTCGAAGAATGCATCGCGCGTGCCTTTTAGAATCAGTCCAATCTGTGATCCCGACCAGCGGAGCAGCTGGTCCGTGGAGACCCGGAACGTCGAGTCCGGGGAGACCACCACGTACCACTGTAAATACCTAGTTTTGGCCAACGGGGCCAGCGACCTGCCCAATAGACTGGATTTTTCTAAAGGCAAGAAGGACCCGGCGTGGCTCTTCCACGACCTGAGGAGTCTCGAGTACAACCTCGACCGCTACATCCAGAGCAGCGGAGACGAAGAGATCGATCCGGTGCTTATCGTGGGGGCCGGACTGAGCGCCGCTGACGCCGTCGTCGCTACCAGGGGCCGCAATGTTCCGGTGTTGCACGTTTTCAGGAACAAGGCGGCAGATCTGAACAGGCAACTGCCCGAAAACATGTACCCGGAGTATCACAAA GTACACCAAATGATGAAAGACGGAGGATCTACTTACCCCTTTTACACCGCCTACCCTGAGTATAATGTCTCCGACGTCGACGAAACGTCGCGTTCCGTCATTCTGACATCCAAATCCGGAGACGTCCAAAAGGTCCGGGTCTCGTTCGTTGCCGTCTTGATCGGATCCAGACCggatttgaaattcctaccgcAAGACTTTGACCTGGGGGTCAAGAAGAACGTGCCGATAGACTGCAAGACCAACACTTTGAACATAGACAGATTGACACATGCCGTTGACGGATTCGACAATTTGTTCGCTGTCGGGCCTCTGGCCGGAGATAATTTTGTTAGATTCATACCAGGTGGTGCTTTGGCTGTTGTTTCAGAGCTGTACAGGAAGAACAGCAATTCTGTTTCTTGTTTTGCATAG
- the LOC138123041 gene encoding oxidative stress-induced growth inhibitor 2-like isoform X1: protein MVVQTNRIQLNRQSTMKSGNSSDVVYKEVVIIGNGPSGIALSFMLSGNLPFLISDSHPDDMLSMRLRSGINQCLVNQDLGHLAAGLEGRSTNPVSLLLDSLLHPCADIGMEMEPLVEFKKAGVEIDHVVLGKGPPGGSWHKMDPYILTLSLGTWMSLPGLPFHPRDSGEKRAFACNVANYYVQYVQEMNLSKYFVNNAVVSHVAPLNGTKRDFREREVAERLSAETKVTIEQMEIVPTPKSCLISDAFNYLLSRGHRKLKPSRCCKRPRDALCQGLSPDRKIREVNTQAKLLSRRERDRSVSLSCDSTNSCDSFRSDNFNVRNSRNFDSKNASRVPFRISPICDPDQRSSWSVETRNVESGETTTYHCKYLVLANGASDLPNRLDFSKGKKDPAWLFHDLRSLEYNLDRYIQSSGDEEIDPVLIVGAGLSAADAVVATRGRNVPVLHVFRNKAADLNRQLPENMYPEYHKVHQMMKDGGSTYPFYTAYPEYNVSDVDETSRSVILTSKSGDVQKVRVSFVAVLIGSRPDLKFLPQDFDLGVKKNVPIDCKTNTLNIDRLTHAVDGFDNLFAVGPLAGDNFVRFIPGGALAVVSELYRKNSNSVSCFA, encoded by the exons taaATCGACAAAGCACCATGAAGTCAGGAAATTCCAGTGACGTTGTTTACAAGGAAGTGGTCATTATAG GAAATGGACCGAGCGGCATTGCCCTCTCTTTCATGTTGTCGGGGAATCTTCCTTTCCTGATCTCGGATTCGCACCCCGACGATATGTTGTCGATGCGGCTCAGATCTGGCATCAATCAGTGCCTAGTCAACCAGGACTTGGGCCATCTTGCGGCCGGACTCGAAGGCAGGTCAACCAATCCCGTATCGTTGCTGTTGGATTCGTTGTTGCATCCCTGTGCCGACATCGGAATGGAGATGGAGCCGTTGGTGGAATTCAAGAAGGCCGGGGTTGAG ATCGACCACGTGGTTTTAGGGAAGGGTCCGCCTGGCGGCTCCTGGCACAAGATGGACCCTTACATCCTGACATTGTCTCTGGGGACTTGGATGTCCTTGCCTGGGCTCCCCTTCCACCCACGAGACTCTGGCGAAAAGAGAGCCTTCGCTTGCAACGTGGCCAACTACTACGTCCAGTACGTTCAAGAGATGAACCTGTCGAAATACTTCGTCAACAACGCCGTGGTGTCGCACGTGGCGCCGCTCAACGGAACCAAGCGAGACTTCCGCGAGAGGGAGGTCGCAGAAAGACTGAGTGCCGAAACAAAGGTGACCATCGAACAGATGGAGATCGTCCCGACACCCAAATCTTGCCTAATCTCCGACGCTTTCAACTACCTCCTTTCCAGAGGCCACAGGAAGCTAAAACCGAGTCGGTGTTGCAAACGACCGAGGGACGCGCTTTGTCAGGGCCTAAGCCCAGACAGAAAAATCCGGGAGGTGAATACTCAGGCCAAGCTCCTGTCTAGGCGGGAGAGGGACCGATCCGTTAGCTTAAGCTGTGATTCAACAAATTCTTGTGATAGTTTCCGTAGTGATAATTTCAACGTGAGGAACTCGCGTAATTTTGACTCGAAGAATGCATCGCGCGTGCCTTTTAGAATCAGTCCAATCTGTGATCCCGACCAGCGGAGCAGCTGGTCCGTGGAGACCCGGAACGTCGAGTCCGGGGAGACCACCACGTACCACTGTAAATACCTAGTTTTGGCCAACGGGGCCAGCGACCTGCCCAATAGACTGGATTTTTCTAAAGGCAAGAAGGACCCGGCGTGGCTCTTCCACGACCTGAGGAGTCTCGAGTACAACCTCGACCGCTACATCCAGAGCAGCGGAGACGAAGAGATCGATCCGGTGCTTATCGTGGGGGCCGGACTGAGCGCCGCTGACGCCGTCGTCGCTACCAGGGGCCGCAATGTTCCGGTGTTGCACGTTTTCAGGAACAAGGCGGCAGATCTGAACAGGCAACTGCCCGAAAACATGTACCCGGAGTATCACAAA GTACACCAAATGATGAAAGACGGAGGATCTACTTACCCCTTTTACACCGCCTACCCTGAGTATAATGTCTCCGACGTCGACGAAACGTCGCGTTCCGTCATTCTGACATCCAAATCCGGAGACGTCCAAAAGGTCCGGGTCTCGTTCGTTGCCGTCTTGATCGGATCCAGACCggatttgaaattcctaccgcAAGACTTTGACCTGGGGGTCAAGAAGAACGTGCCGATAGACTGCAAGACCAACACTTTGAACATAGACAGATTGACACATGCCGTTGACGGATTCGACAATTTGTTCGCTGTCGGGCCTCTGGCCGGAGATAATTTTGTTAGATTCATACCAGGTGGTGCTTTGGCTGTTGTTTCAGAGCTGTACAGGAAGAACAGCAATTCTGTTTCTTGTTTTGCATAG